The proteins below come from a single Mya arenaria isolate MELC-2E11 chromosome 6, ASM2691426v1 genomic window:
- the LOC128237835 gene encoding uncharacterized protein K02A2.6-like → MEMYGVSIPKMDLESTNLPQAWDKFQRHAELVFSGPLKNKSDEENASYVLLWVGDKGRDIRQTWTTISETDAKKPATFFKKFKEYVQPKLNPIFARFKFNNIVQGADNFESFVTKLRLAATDCQFTSSDEMIRDRIVFGISSAKLREKLINEGEKLSLDKAVQIAQNFEYAREQMRTMTTTSGEEAHSSAVYQVRRKPNERYRKYQPKRPAAAYKPRDDNKNCGNCGNKHSRTANCPAKGKQCHACKKWNHFAQMCRTNEVTKRINELRVDYESSCESDDDAFYVDTVKTAGKLVSQAHATLIIGPVKKPIKFKIDTGSMVNILPNNVYRQLKVHGPLSIASHKLTSYTGDSLKVLGTVDLPCGYKEHMVTATFYIVETNSQPLLSLTTSVDLELIKLIYAVDKSSSKHDIVTEYNDIFQGVGLLPGKCQLHLRKDAVPVVNATRRVPYAIKDKLRQELDQMEQESIICKVTEPTEWVNSLVCVEKPQTGKLRICIDPKHLNDALLRPHYPMRTLEEVTSDILGARYFSVLDAKSGYWSIELTEESSYMCTFGSPFGRYRFLRLPFGIKSSQDEFQRRMDECLEGLTGVKCIVDDILVHGKTLEEHDTNLRNVLGRCRETGIRLNPDKSKIGLTEVPYFGHILTSDGLKPDPDKVASILQMKAPTSRAELETLLGMVTYLSKFSPKLAELTNPLRALLKNDVHFHWDRQHDKAFDDVKKALTESPVLVYFDTHKPVTLQVDSSKYGLGACILQDGKPVIYASKSLTPTEVGYAQIEKEMLAILFGCKHFHHFVYGRQVLVQSDHKPIESIVKKPLSAAPARLQRMLLQLQAYDILVTHVPGKSIPVADTLSRYYAEDTCSDLIDGLDFQIHSVKSNHNMSDTKLDEVRISTDKDAELCTLKRVILDGWPDKRTHCPSSVLKYWTFRDELTVTDHMIVKGEKILIPREMRSSMLEKIHIGHLGIGKCTSRARDVMFWPGMSSDISDMVQQCDICLTHRSSNNKEPMQPHQIPEQPWQVVATDIFTLDGVDYLVTVDYYSRFFEVDKLSDTKSITVIRKLKTHFARYGICQKVVSDNAAQFTSEQFITFAREWGFEHTTSSPLYPQSNGRKDGTDG, encoded by the coding sequence ATGGAGATGTATGGGGTGTCAATTCCCAAAATGGATTTGGAAAGCACGAACTTACCTCAAGCCTGGGATAAGTTTCAAAGGCACGCCGAACTAGTGTTCTCTGGGCCCCTAAAGAACAAAAGTGACGAAGAGAACGCGTCGTACGTCCTTCTTTGGGTCGGAGACAAAGGAAGGGATATTCGCCAGACGTGGACGACAATTAGCGAGACTGACGCTAAAAAGCCGGCAacgttttttaagaaatttaaggAATACGTCCAGCCGAAACTTAACCCGATATTTGCCAGGTTCAAGTTTAACAACATAGTTCAAGGTGCTGACAATTTTGAATCATTCGTTACAAAACTGAGATTAGCGGCGACAGATTGCCAGTTTACCAGCTCAGACGAAATGATTCGCGATCGGATCGTTTTTGGAATTTCGTCGGCCAAACTGCGCGAGAAGCTTATTAACGAAGGAGAGAAACTGTCGCTGGACAAAGCTGTTCAAATAGCACAGAACTTTGAATACGCCAGAGAACAGATGCGAACCATGACGACGACTTCCGGCGAAGAAGCCCATTCTTCAGCTGTATACCAGGTGCGGCGGAAACCAAATGAGCGATACCGGAAGTACCAGCCAAAGAGACCAGCTGCGGCGTATAAGCCGAGGGACGACAACAAAAACTGTGGTAATTGTGGAAACAAACATTCAAGGACAGCCAACTGCCCTGCAAAGGGAAAACAATGCCATGCGTGTAAAAAGTGGAACCACTTTGCACAAATGTGTCGTACGAATGAGGTGACCAAAAGGATAAACGAACTGAGAGTGGATTATGAATCAAGTTGTGAATCAGACGACGATGCATTCTATGTGGACACCGTGAAAACAGCAGGTAAGTTGGTTTCACAAGCCCATGCCACTCTTATCATTGGCCCCGTCAAGAAACCTATAAAGTTCAAAATTGACACAGGCTCTATGGTGAACATTTTGCCTAACAATGTTTACAGACAGCTTAAAGTTCACGGCCCCTTATCAATAGCATCACACAAGCTGACCTCTTACACTGGGGATTCTCTGAAAGTACTCGGCACAGTAGACTTGCCATGTGGCTACAAAGAGCACATGGTAACAGCCACTTTTTACATTGTAGAAACAAATTCCCAACCTCTACTCTCGCTGACTACGTCTGTTGACTTAGAGCTCATCAAACTGATATACGCTGTCGATAAATCGTCCTCTAAACATGACATTGTGACAGaatataatgacatttttcaagGTGTTGGTCTCCTTCCAGGTAAATGTCAATTACACCTGCGAAAAGATGCAGTTCCCGTAGTAAACGCTACTAGACGGGTACCGTATGCAATAAAAGACAAACTCAGACAGGAGTTAGATCAAATGGAACAAGAATCGATCATTTGCAAGGTCACAGAGCCAACAGAATGGGTCAATTCTCTTGTTTGTGTAGAGAAACCCCAAACTGGCAAATTACGCATTTGTATAGACCCTAAACACTTAAACGACGCCCTACTGCGACCTCACTATCCAATGAGAACACTTGAAGAAGTGACCTCTGACATCTTAGGTGCTCGCTACTTCTCTGTGTTGGATGCCAAATCAGGTTACTGGAGTATCGAGTTGACAGAAGAGTCTTCATACATGTGCACATTTGGCAGTCCATTCGGACGGTATAGATTTCTTAGACTTCCCTTTGGAATCAAATCAAGTCAAGACGAATTCCAAAGACGAATGGACGAGTGTTTAGAGGGTCTCACTGGTGTAAAATGCATTGTTGATGACATTCTTGTTCATGGAAAAACGCTAGAGGAACATGACACTAACTTACGCAACGTACTAGGACGATGTAGAGAAACGGGCATTCGACTCAATCCTGACAAATCCAAAATCGGACTGACAGAAGTCCCGTACTTTGGTCATATTCTTACATCCGACGGACTCAAACCAGACCCTGACAAAGTGGCATCCATCCTACAAATGAAAGCACCGACGTCACGTGCAGAGCTAGAGACTCTGTTAGGAATGGTTACATATCTCAGCAAGTTCTCACCAAAACTGGCCGAGTTGACAAACCCATTGCGGGCACTGCTAAAAAATGACGTGCACTTCCATTGGGACAGACAACATGACAAAGCTTTTGACGATGTCAAAAAAGCCCTGACTGAGAGCCCTGTGCTAGTATATTTTGACACGCACAAACCTGTGACGCTTCAGGTAGACAGTTCAAAATACGGACTAGGTGCATGCATATTACAAGATGGTAAACCTGTCATATATGCATCAAAATCATTGACACCTACAGAGGTAGGATACGCACAAATTGAGAAAGAAATGCTTGCTATCCTATTTGGGTGCAAACATTTTCACCATTTCGTGTACGGACGTCAGGTTCTTGTTCAATCAGACCACAAACCGATTGAGAGTATCGTAAAAAAACCACTCTCTGCTGCCCCAGCCAGACTTCAACGTATGTTATTGCAACTGCAAGCATACGACATTCTGGTCACGCACGTACCTGGAAAATCAATACCAGTCGCTGACACACTTTCCAGGTATTATGCCGAAGACACATGTTCAGACTTAATTGACGGTCTAGATTTCCAAATCCACTCAGTCAAGTCAAATCATAACATGAGCGACACAAAACTAGACGAGGTTAGGATATCGACTGACAAAGACGCCGAACTTTGCACTTTGAAACGTGTCATTCTCGATGGATGGCCTGACAAACGCACACATTGTCCTTCGTCTGTATTGAAATACTGGACATTCAGAGACGAACTAACTGTCACGGACCATATGATAGTGAAAGGTGAGAAAATTCTCATCCCTCGCGAAATGAGATCTTCCATGTTAGAAAAAATTCACATAGGTCATTTAGGAATCGGCAAGTGCACCAGCCGAGCACGTGACGTAATGTTTTGGCCTGGAATGTCGAGTGACATATCCGACATGGTTCAACAATGTGACATTTGCCTGACGCATAGGAGTTCAAATAACAAAGAACCAATGCAACCTCATCAGATTCCAGAACAGCCCTGGCAAGTTGTTGCAACTGACATTTTTACACTGGACGGTGTTGATTACCTCGTTACCGTTGACTATTACTCCAGATTCTTTGAAGTTGACAAATTATCGGACACAAAAAGTATCACCGTAATACGCAAACTAAAGACACATTTTGCTAGATACGGTATCTGCCAAAAAGTTGTCAGCGACAACGCAGCTCAGTTCACATCAGAACAATTCATTACATTTGCGAGGGAATGGGGTTTTGAGCATACGACTTCTAGTCCCCTTTACCCTCAATCTAACGGCAGAAAAGACGGTACAGACGGCTAA